Within the Miscanthus floridulus cultivar M001 chromosome 2, ASM1932011v1, whole genome shotgun sequence genome, the region GGGATGCCTCTCAGAGACGGTAAAACACCAAAGCTGAAAACTCTTGCCAAAGTTTTGACAGTTGAGTTTTGCTAAAGATCGTTGGTCTTCTTCTGCAGAAAGTCCATGAGAATACCTCAGCCAAGCAACCGCACGGAGGACTTGTTCGAGATAGAGGACGTCCAGCTCGCCATCAGCAGCTGCAACATCGATCCAGAGAGTGCTGCTGGCAGTGAGAAGCCTGGGCACCAGTTCTTGCGCAGATCATCTCTTGGAAGGCCGCTGCGGCAGGCCAAGGGACGAGTCACCACCTACAAGGAGATGCCTCTCCACGTTAAGCTCAGGAGGCCCTAGAGAGTGGTTGGTTTTTAGGCTTCGAGTTGCAACGATTCTTTTGATGTCTTCTGCAGCTGCTGAAGTGCAGAAGATAGTGTGTAGTCTCTCTTGTGAAAATCTGGGTGTGCATTTGGCTTATCGGCGTTGGTACTGAAGGTTGCTAAGATAATTTGTTTATCCAGGTTGTGACTTTGGTTCTTTTGCAATGCATAATCGAGGGCAGAAGATGTATTCCTTCAGATTCTAATGTTTCTATTTTTAGTAGGGTTCAGCCaacgtttttttttctctttcaatttttgaccctaaagaGAAAACTAATGAGTCACACACTAAGCATAGCAATTATATTATTTATTAAATCTTATAGAAATAGAGTAAAAGATAATAGAATATTGGCGTTAAACATATTATCAAAGTGGCTAACTCCTTCAATAAACTTGTTCCAGGAAAATTCAAATTCTTCCATAAATTCATATGAATTTCTCACTAATGCAATTTCTTCTGTAAGTTTAGCAATTTTTGGTCTATTCATAGCATATATCTTTTATGGATCTGCTTATTCTTTTTTTCagaatttgaattttcaaaattccCTTGTAAAAAAGAATCCAAAAAAGAGCTTTTTGGATGAAGTAAAAAAAAAGATATACAGCTGGTCATATAATCGTGGTTATATAGATTTTTTCTATACTAGGGTTTTTATCCTAGGTATAAGAAGATTAGCTGAACTAACGCATTTTTTTGATAAAGGTGTCATTGATCCAGTGAAGAAATATCGTAAGTTGATAATAGGCACCAAGTATATTACAATCAAACAAACTATAGTACAGCTATGAATAAACTTAACAGTAGACCACAGTATCCACTAAAACTAGTTCAGTTTACATTCCAGAATGTGACGTTCATTCGTCTGGGAACCAAAGTCAAACTTAAGCTGAGTCATCGCTCTGAACTGTATAGCTAGCAGATGCAAAGTGTTCTTTCACCAGAGCAAGAGCTTTCCCTCTGTGAGATATTTCATTCTTCACTGACTTGGGCATCTCAGCATATCTGCATTACATGTAATGCAATTAGTGTGAAGAAGGATGCAGGAGGAGTGTGAACTGTCAGGAAAATACTGTACTCACGTTTGTTCAAAACCCACTGGCTGGAATACAGGATCCCATCCAAAATCATTAGGACCTCTAGCAGGTACAATCTTTCCCTGCACAAAGAGAGCCAGTCTCAAAACATGACATTCCAAAATAAATATGTTGCGGCATTCATCAAAATGCTATGATACAATTAAATTATCTGGGTGAAATAAGGCAAGCATGCTGTTGGAACAAGGCTAACTAACAATCTGATAGAGTTAATggttcattatttttctctttatGCTCCCAATAGAAAATTTGTATACATGTTACTAAATTATAGTTCCACTGTGGTTTGCTACTAAAACAAAAAGAAGTTACTAAAATATACACCCAAGATACAGGTTTGCCAACAGCAGCATTGTAGCAAGGATTTTAATAAATCAGTTCATCCACAGCTGCATCGGACTTCAAAACTCCAGAAAAAGAAAATGATATCTTACCGCagtttttccaacaaatgtgATTGGTTCCTCTCCAGGTCCAAGAGCAAGAGAAAAGATGCACATTGCAAACGCTGATTTATCTTCGTAAGCTTTTAACAGATTGTTCAGACCTATAAAAAAAATGGTGCACAAGGTTATTTAGTCAAAACACAAAAGAACCAGGAACACAAGAGATGAGAATCAGTTGGCTCTATAACCTTCATGCCCAATCTTCTCAAGAAACCACTTTCTGTTCATTCATGTATGCAAGATATCCAAACAAAGAGCAGATACATTAGTAATGGCATCGAACGCTCCAAGATTAAGATACAGTCTGTCAATGAGTTATGTTGGAAAAGGATGTTTATTAAGTGTGACTTAGGGATAAGATTGTACGGTTAGAATGCTTGAGCAATAAAAGGACTTACATGTAGGGTCCTGCAGCAGAAAGATGTGCATGTCAAATTCTGCATAATCAATTTACAAGAACTCAAAGGGAAGAACAATGCAAATAAATCACCTGGTAGGCCTTTGAGTGCATTAAAACATAGGCAGGTGTCCTCCACCAGTACAGGCCCATTCACCTATATGATTATATGAAGAACAAGATGGCAGATTTCAATCAGACCTGAAAGTTATTTCATTGGATGTATATCCCAATATGCGAGCGGTCAGAAACATGGAAGTACCTGAGATGCAGCCATTCGTGCTTTCTCTTTGGATATGTCCTCTGGCTCCCCTTGCAGTTCTGGCACTGCCAAAT harbors:
- the LOC136538997 gene encoding inosine triphosphate pyrophosphatase-like: MSAAAQVLPKAVTFVTGNAKKLEEVRAILGSSIPFQSLKLDLPELQGEPEDISKEKARMAASQVNGPVLVEDTCLCFNALKGLPGPYIKWFLEKIGHEGLNNLLKAYEDKSAFAMCIFSLALGPGEEPITFVGKTAGKIVPARGPNDFGWDPVFQPVGFEQTYAEMPKSVKNEISHRGKALALVKEHFASASYTVQSDDSA